One Rosa chinensis cultivar Old Blush chromosome 3, RchiOBHm-V2, whole genome shotgun sequence DNA window includes the following coding sequences:
- the LOC112194261 gene encoding F-box protein At3g07870: protein MVLTVGSVIWRRIGKVSNDMHGTREGVFHNGFLHWVCRCTEGFFIRAFDVEREGFKDLPMPPYYFHPDSIPRMRVLGGSLSVSDGRTLWVMKEYGVKRSWTKELEIGHDTIYPNDPYGSYIRCVSVLKFTEGKVLLLANTNLCLYTPETRTLVRVEIDGMPSGGFRFVADHIPSFVSPKDIIKDYLSKVPS from the coding sequence ATGGTTTTGACTGTTGGCTCTGTGATTTGGAGAAGAATTGGCAAAGTATCCAATGACATGCATGGAACACGAGAAGGGGTCTTTCATAATGGATTTCTTCACTGGGTTTGTCGCTGTACGGAGGGTTTTTTCATACGTGCATTTGATGTTGAACGCGAGGGTTTCAAGGATTTACCAATGCCCCCTTATTATTTCCATCCCGATTCTATACCTCGAATGCGAGTCTTAGGAGGTTCACTTTCTGTAAGTGATGGCCGCACGCTTTGGGTAATGAAAGAGTACGGCGTCAAGAGGTCTTGGACCAAAGAGCTTGAAATTGGACATGATACAATTTATCCTAATGACCCATATGGGTCCTATATACGATGTGTTTCAGTTTTGAAATTTACAGAGGGGAAGGTTTTGTTGTTAGCAAACACTAATTTGTGCCTCTATACTCCAGAAACAAGGACCCTTGTGAGGGTTGAGATTGATGGGATGCCATCAGGGGGCTTCCGTTTCGTGGCAGACCATATTCCGAGCTTTGTTTCTCCGAAGGATATTATCAAGGATTACCTCTCCAAAGTACCTAGTTAA